The following coding sequences are from one Mycobacterium bourgelatii window:
- the fdxA gene encoding ferredoxin: MTYTIAQPCVDIKDKACIEECPVDCIYEGARMLYIHPDECVDCGACEPVCPVEAIYYEDDVPEQWSQYTQINADFFEELGSPGGAAKVGLTENDPQVVKDLPPQGED, from the coding sequence GTGACGTACACGATCGCCCAACCTTGCGTCGACATCAAGGACAAGGCCTGCATTGAAGAGTGCCCGGTCGACTGCATCTACGAGGGTGCCCGGATGCTGTACATCCACCCTGACGAGTGCGTTGACTGCGGCGCCTGCGAACCGGTCTGTCCGGTCGAAGCGATCTACTACGAAGACGACGTGCCTGAGCAGTGGAGTCAGTACACGCAGATCAACGCCGACTTCTTTGAGGAGTTGGGCTCGCCGGGCGGCGCCGCCAAGGTCGGATTGACCGAGAACGACCCGCAGGTCGTCAAGGATCTGCCGCCGCAGGGCGAAGACTGA
- the dapC gene encoding succinyldiaminopimelate transaminase, translating to MVSADLPEFPWDTLTDAKALAGAHPDGIVDLSVGTPVDPVAPLIQDALSAASSSPGYPTTAGTKALREAAVAALARRYGITGVAESSVLPVIGSKELIAWLPTLLGLGAGDLVVVPELAYPTYDVGARLAGAQVVRADSLTQLGPQNPALVYLNSPSNPTGRVLGVDHLRKVVGWARDRGVLVASDECYLGLSWDAEPLSVLHPSVCDGDHSGLLAIHSLSKTSSLAGYRAGFVAGDPELVAELLAVRKHAGMMVPTPVQAAMVAALDDDDHEKVQRERYARRREILLPALRGAGFTVEHSEAGLYLWATRGEACADSVAWLAERGILVAPGHFYGPGGARHVRAALTASDERIAAAAARLT from the coding sequence GTGGTCTCGGCGGACCTGCCCGAGTTTCCCTGGGACACCCTGACTGACGCGAAGGCGTTGGCCGGGGCCCATCCCGACGGCATCGTCGACCTGTCCGTCGGAACACCGGTCGACCCGGTGGCGCCGCTGATCCAGGACGCGCTCTCGGCGGCCAGTTCCTCGCCGGGATACCCGACAACCGCCGGCACCAAGGCGCTGCGTGAGGCCGCCGTAGCGGCGCTGGCCCGCCGGTACGGCATCACCGGCGTGGCCGAGTCGTCGGTGCTGCCGGTGATCGGCTCCAAGGAACTCATCGCGTGGCTGCCCACGCTGCTGGGTCTGGGCGCGGGCGACCTCGTCGTGGTGCCCGAATTGGCGTATCCGACGTATGATGTAGGTGCCCGACTGGCCGGTGCCCAGGTGGTGCGCGCCGACTCGTTGACCCAGTTGGGTCCGCAGAACCCAGCTCTGGTCTACCTGAACTCGCCGAGCAACCCGACCGGACGGGTGCTGGGCGTGGACCACCTGCGCAAGGTGGTCGGGTGGGCCCGCGACCGCGGGGTTCTTGTCGCTTCCGACGAGTGCTATCTGGGTTTGAGCTGGGACGCCGAACCGCTGTCGGTACTGCATCCGTCGGTCTGCGACGGCGACCACAGCGGGCTGCTGGCCATCCACTCCCTGTCCAAGACTTCGTCGCTGGCCGGCTACCGGGCCGGCTTCGTCGCGGGTGATCCGGAGCTGGTCGCCGAGCTGCTAGCCGTGCGCAAACACGCCGGAATGATGGTGCCGACGCCCGTGCAGGCCGCGATGGTTGCCGCGCTGGATGACGACGATCACGAGAAGGTGCAACGGGAGCGCTACGCGCGTCGGCGCGAAATTCTGCTGCCGGCGCTGCGGGGGGCCGGTTTTACCGTCGAGCACTCCGAAGCGGGTTTGTACTTGTGGGCCACCCGCGGCGAGGCGTGCGCCGACAGTGTGGCCTGGCTGGCCGAGCGCGGAATCCTGGTGGCGCCCGGCCACTTCTACGGCCCCGGCGGCGCCCGGCATGTGCGCGCGGCGCTGACCGCCAGCGACGAACGCATCGCCGCCGCCGCCGCGCGCCTCACCTAA
- a CDS encoding hemophore-related protein, whose product MRLSKTLAAGVGGLALSLTVGAGIASADPIEDAINTTCNYGQVIAALNATDPAAAAQLQASPIARAKVSEFLSSGPAGRRAILTQLSAYPGAQQYVNDLGIVAGSCNNY is encoded by the coding sequence ATGAGGTTGTCCAAAACGTTAGCGGCCGGTGTAGGCGGGTTGGCATTGTCGCTGACCGTGGGAGCCGGCATCGCCTCGGCAGATCCGATCGAGGATGCAATCAACACGACGTGCAACTACGGCCAGGTGATCGCCGCGCTTAACGCCACCGACCCGGCGGCCGCCGCGCAGTTGCAGGCCAGCCCGATCGCACGGGCGAAGGTCAGCGAGTTCCTGAGCTCCGGTCCGGCCGGCCGTCGAGCGATCCTGACGCAGCTGTCCGCCTACCCGGGCGCCCAGCAGTACGTGAACGACCTCGGCATCGTCGCGGGGTCCTGCAACAACTACTGA
- a CDS encoding NADPH-dependent 2,4-dienoyl-CoA reductase — protein sequence MLSPYPNLLSPLDLGFTTLRNRVVMGSMHTGLEDRAGHIDRLAEYFAERARGGVGLIVTGGYAPNRTGWLLPFAAELTTSAQARRHRRVTGAVHDAGGKILLQILHAGRYAFHPLSVSASSIKAPINPFRPRALSNRGVEGTIDDFVRCARLAREAGYDGVEIMGSEGYLVNQFLAPRTNKRTDRWGGTPAHRRRFPVEIVRRTRAAVGPDFIISYRMSMADYVEDGQSWDETVALATEVEAAGVTIINSGFGWHEARVPTIVTSVPNSAFVDISDTVAQHVGIPVVASNRINMPEAAEQILADTRVQLISMARPLLSDPEWVRKAQSDRAHEINTCIACNQACLDHVFVKKTATCLLNPRAARETQLVLSPTRHARSVAVVGAGPAGLAAAVSAAQRGHRVTLFEANDFIGGQFDMARRIPGKEEFSETIRYFAAMLAKHGVEVRLGTRATADELTGHDPGYDAVILATGVAPRMPSIPGIDHPKVLTYAEAITGAKPVGKKVAVIGAGGIGFDVGELLATEHSPTLDLKDWKTEWGVADPQEARGALTTPRPAPPAREIYLLQRSKGPQGKRLGKTTGWVHRASLRAKGVHQLSGVNYERIDDEGLHISFGSKRERRQMLPVDTVVVCAGQEPVRDLEDELRRRGVDPHIIGGAALAAELDAKRAIREGTELAARL from the coding sequence ATGCTGAGCCCGTACCCCAACCTGCTGTCGCCGCTGGATCTCGGCTTCACGACGTTGCGCAACCGGGTGGTCATGGGTTCCATGCACACCGGGCTGGAAGACCGGGCCGGTCACATCGATCGGCTCGCCGAGTACTTCGCCGAACGCGCCCGCGGGGGCGTGGGACTGATCGTCACGGGCGGCTACGCACCCAACCGCACCGGTTGGCTGCTGCCCTTCGCCGCGGAGTTGACCACCTCGGCGCAGGCCCGCCGGCATCGCCGAGTCACTGGCGCGGTGCATGATGCGGGCGGCAAGATCCTGTTGCAGATCCTGCACGCCGGCCGTTATGCCTTCCACCCACTTTCGGTAAGCGCGTCGTCGATCAAGGCTCCGATAAACCCTTTTCGCCCCAGAGCCCTGTCGAACCGCGGCGTCGAGGGCACCATCGATGATTTCGTCCGGTGCGCGCGACTGGCGCGCGAGGCCGGTTACGACGGCGTCGAAATCATGGGCAGCGAAGGCTATCTGGTCAACCAGTTCCTGGCGCCGCGCACCAACAAGCGCACCGACCGCTGGGGCGGTACACCAGCCCACCGCCGCCGCTTCCCGGTCGAAATCGTGCGCCGTACCCGCGCCGCAGTGGGACCAGACTTCATCATCAGCTATCGGATGTCGATGGCCGATTACGTCGAGGACGGTCAAAGCTGGGACGAAACCGTCGCGCTGGCAACCGAAGTGGAGGCCGCGGGCGTGACCATCATCAACTCTGGTTTCGGCTGGCACGAGGCACGAGTGCCCACCATCGTCACCTCCGTACCCAACAGCGCGTTCGTCGACATCAGCGACACGGTCGCGCAACACGTCGGCATTCCGGTGGTCGCGTCGAACCGGATCAACATGCCCGAGGCCGCCGAACAGATCCTGGCCGACACTCGGGTGCAACTGATTTCGATGGCCCGGCCCCTACTCAGCGATCCGGAGTGGGTGCGCAAGGCGCAGTCCGACCGCGCCCACGAGATCAACACTTGCATCGCGTGCAACCAGGCCTGCCTGGATCATGTCTTCGTCAAGAAGACGGCGACGTGTCTGCTCAACCCGCGGGCTGCGCGCGAGACCCAGTTGGTGTTGTCGCCGACGCGTCACGCTCGCTCGGTGGCGGTCGTCGGGGCGGGTCCCGCTGGATTGGCCGCGGCCGTCAGCGCCGCACAGCGGGGCCATCGGGTCACCCTTTTTGAGGCCAACGACTTCATCGGCGGCCAGTTCGACATGGCCCGGCGCATTCCGGGCAAGGAAGAGTTCAGCGAAACCATCCGATACTTCGCCGCCATGCTGGCCAAGCACGGCGTCGAGGTGCGGTTGGGCACCCGGGCGACGGCGGACGAGCTGACGGGGCACGACCCCGGGTATGACGCCGTGATTCTGGCCACCGGCGTGGCGCCGCGCATGCCGTCCATCCCGGGCATCGACCACCCCAAAGTGCTGACCTACGCCGAGGCCATCACCGGCGCCAAACCGGTCGGCAAGAAGGTGGCCGTCATCGGCGCGGGGGGCATCGGTTTCGACGTCGGTGAATTGTTGGCGACCGAACATTCACCGACCCTCGATCTCAAGGACTGGAAGACCGAGTGGGGTGTCGCCGACCCGCAAGAGGCGCGCGGTGCCCTGACCACTCCCCGGCCGGCACCACCGGCCCGCGAAATTTATCTGCTGCAACGCAGCAAGGGCCCGCAAGGCAAGCGGTTGGGCAAGACCACCGGCTGGGTACACCGGGCGTCCTTGCGGGCCAAGGGTGTACACCAGTTGTCCGGGGTGAATTACGAGCGGATCGACGACGAGGGTCTGCACATCAGTTTTGGTTCGAAACGGGAGCGACGCCAGATGCTGCCCGTCGACACCGTGGTGGTCTGCGCCGGGCAGGAGCCGGTGCGCGATCTGGAGGACGAACTGCGGCGCCGCGGCGTCGACCCGCACATCATCGGGGGTGCGGCGTTAGCGGCCGAATTGGATGCCAAGCGGGCGATCAGGGAGGGCACCGAGTTGGCGGCCCGGCTCTAG